A DNA window from Vigna unguiculata cultivar IT97K-499-35 chromosome 10, ASM411807v1, whole genome shotgun sequence contains the following coding sequences:
- the LOC114166084 gene encoding uncharacterized protein LOC114166084 isoform X2, which yields MAHKPFKFNEDILEQLRNGTAKFELVSSPVPSVAAPPNNITSLFGIGNRSALFFARIGSSFSGHSPAMKKLEHFSVQKVTGDGRCLFRALVKGMAYNKGTVLNQREERENADELRMAVKEAICENGGERNLYEEALIAITVDEPLNRYCKRIVRPDFWGGESELLVLSKLCKQPIIVYIPEYELMGSPTHLLTERIGHLKRGTRCLWIVQQRPDSQRRWFWIWFHSHCGVWK from the exons ATGGCACACAAGCCTTTCAAATTCAATG AGGATATTCTCGAGCAACTGAGAAATGGGACTGCGAAATTCGAGCTTGTTTCTTCCCCTGTTCCTTCAGTTGCTGCTCCTCCGAACAACATCACAAGCTTGTTTGGGATTGGGAATCGTAGCGCTCTCTTTTTCGCTAGAATTGGCTCATCCTT TAGTGGACACTCTCCCGCAATGAAGAAACTTGAGCATTTTTCAGTTCAGAAGGTTACAGGGGATGGGCGATGTCTGTTTCGTGCTCTG GTCAAAGGAATGGCTTACAATAAGGGAACTGTTCTTAATCAACgtgaggagagagaaaatgcag ATGAATTAAGAATGGCTGTGAAAGAAGCTATATGTGAAAATGGAGGTGAACGTAATTTATATGAAGAAGCCCTCATTGCCATCACAGTTGATGAACCACTAAATCG TTACTGCAAACGGATTGTACGACCTGATTTCTGGGGAGGAGAATCAGAGCTGTTG GTGCTGTCAAAGTTATGTAAACAGCCAATCATTGTGTACATCCCAGAGTATGAG TTGATGGGATCTCCAACACATCTGCTTACGGAGAGGATTGGACATCTCAAGCGTGGGACTAGATGTTTGTGGATAGTCCAACAACGGCCCGATT CACAGAGGCGGTGGTTTTGGATCTGGTTTCATTCCCATTGCGGAGTATGGAAGTGA
- the LOC114166084 gene encoding OTU domain-containing protein At3g57810 isoform X3 yields the protein MAHKPFKFNEDILEQLRNGTAKFELVSSPVPSVAAPPNNITSLFGIGNRSALFFARIGSSFSGHSPAMKKLEHFSVQKVTGDGRCLFRALVKGMAYNKGTVLNQREERENADELRMAVKEAICENGGERNLYEEALIAITVDEPLNRYCKRIVRPDFWGGESELLVLSKLCKQPIIVYIPEYEHRGGGFGSGFIPIAEYGSEFRKGSRRKAVRLLYSGKNHYDLLV from the exons ATGGCACACAAGCCTTTCAAATTCAATG AGGATATTCTCGAGCAACTGAGAAATGGGACTGCGAAATTCGAGCTTGTTTCTTCCCCTGTTCCTTCAGTTGCTGCTCCTCCGAACAACATCACAAGCTTGTTTGGGATTGGGAATCGTAGCGCTCTCTTTTTCGCTAGAATTGGCTCATCCTT TAGTGGACACTCTCCCGCAATGAAGAAACTTGAGCATTTTTCAGTTCAGAAGGTTACAGGGGATGGGCGATGTCTGTTTCGTGCTCTG GTCAAAGGAATGGCTTACAATAAGGGAACTGTTCTTAATCAACgtgaggagagagaaaatgcag ATGAATTAAGAATGGCTGTGAAAGAAGCTATATGTGAAAATGGAGGTGAACGTAATTTATATGAAGAAGCCCTCATTGCCATCACAGTTGATGAACCACTAAATCG TTACTGCAAACGGATTGTACGACCTGATTTCTGGGGAGGAGAATCAGAGCTGTTG GTGCTGTCAAAGTTATGTAAACAGCCAATCATTGTGTACATCCCAGAGTATGAG CACAGAGGCGGTGGTTTTGGATCTGGTTTCATTCCCATTGCGGAGTATGGAAGTGAATTTAGAAAGGGTTCAAGGAGAAAAGCTGTGAGGCTATTGTACAGCGGCAAGAACCATTATGATCTTCTGGTATGA
- the LOC114166084 gene encoding uncharacterized protein LOC114166084 isoform X4, whose protein sequence is MAHKPFKFNEDILEQLRNGTAKFELVSSPVPSVAAPPNNITSLFGIGNRSALFFARIGSSFSGHSPAMKKLEHFSVQKVTGDGRCLFRALVKGMAYNKGTVLNQREERENADELRMAVKEAICENGGERNLYEEALIAITVDEPLNRYCKRIVRPDFWGGESELLVLSKLCKQPIIVYIPEYELMGSPTHLLTERIGHLKRGTRCLWIVQQRPDCRSLDRPNKLR, encoded by the exons ATGGCACACAAGCCTTTCAAATTCAATG AGGATATTCTCGAGCAACTGAGAAATGGGACTGCGAAATTCGAGCTTGTTTCTTCCCCTGTTCCTTCAGTTGCTGCTCCTCCGAACAACATCACAAGCTTGTTTGGGATTGGGAATCGTAGCGCTCTCTTTTTCGCTAGAATTGGCTCATCCTT TAGTGGACACTCTCCCGCAATGAAGAAACTTGAGCATTTTTCAGTTCAGAAGGTTACAGGGGATGGGCGATGTCTGTTTCGTGCTCTG GTCAAAGGAATGGCTTACAATAAGGGAACTGTTCTTAATCAACgtgaggagagagaaaatgcag ATGAATTAAGAATGGCTGTGAAAGAAGCTATATGTGAAAATGGAGGTGAACGTAATTTATATGAAGAAGCCCTCATTGCCATCACAGTTGATGAACCACTAAATCG TTACTGCAAACGGATTGTACGACCTGATTTCTGGGGAGGAGAATCAGAGCTGTTG GTGCTGTCAAAGTTATGTAAACAGCCAATCATTGTGTACATCCCAGAGTATGAG TTGATGGGATCTCCAACACATCTGCTTACGGAGAGGATTGGACATCTCAAGCGTGGGACTAGATGTTTGTGGATAGTCCAACAACGGCCCGATTGTAGGTCGCTCGATAGACCCAACAAACTTCGTTAG
- the LOC114166084 gene encoding uncharacterized protein LOC114166084 isoform X1 yields MAHKPFKFNEDILEQLRNGTAKFELVSSPVPSVAAPPNNITSLFGIGNRSALFFARIGSSFSGHSPAMKKLEHFSVQKVTGDGRCLFRALVKGMAYNKGTVLNQREERENADELRMAVKEAICENGGERNLYEEALIAITVDEPLNRYCKRIVRPDFWGGESELLVLSKLCKQPIIVYIPEYELMGSPTHLLTERIGHLKRGTRCLWIVQQRPDCSTEAVVLDLVSFPLRSMEVNLERVQGEKL; encoded by the exons ATGGCACACAAGCCTTTCAAATTCAATG AGGATATTCTCGAGCAACTGAGAAATGGGACTGCGAAATTCGAGCTTGTTTCTTCCCCTGTTCCTTCAGTTGCTGCTCCTCCGAACAACATCACAAGCTTGTTTGGGATTGGGAATCGTAGCGCTCTCTTTTTCGCTAGAATTGGCTCATCCTT TAGTGGACACTCTCCCGCAATGAAGAAACTTGAGCATTTTTCAGTTCAGAAGGTTACAGGGGATGGGCGATGTCTGTTTCGTGCTCTG GTCAAAGGAATGGCTTACAATAAGGGAACTGTTCTTAATCAACgtgaggagagagaaaatgcag ATGAATTAAGAATGGCTGTGAAAGAAGCTATATGTGAAAATGGAGGTGAACGTAATTTATATGAAGAAGCCCTCATTGCCATCACAGTTGATGAACCACTAAATCG TTACTGCAAACGGATTGTACGACCTGATTTCTGGGGAGGAGAATCAGAGCTGTTG GTGCTGTCAAAGTTATGTAAACAGCCAATCATTGTGTACATCCCAGAGTATGAG TTGATGGGATCTCCAACACATCTGCTTACGGAGAGGATTGGACATCTCAAGCGTGGGACTAGATGTTTGTGGATAGTCCAACAACGGCCCGATTGTAG CACAGAGGCGGTGGTTTTGGATCTGGTTTCATTCCCATTGCGGAGTATGGAAGTGAATTTAGAAAGGGTTCAAGGAGAAAAGCTGTGA